Below is a window of Ananas comosus cultivar F153 linkage group 9, ASM154086v1, whole genome shotgun sequence DNA.
CCTAATAGTTTAGCAACTATAAATGCAAATAAATAGAATAATGGATATTTTCAtacacaaaatttttaaagactAAGTGCCAAAAATTCCTTGATAAGTATCCGTTTTATATTTTACACCGTATCTTTTAAAAACCTCTATATTGTCCAgcgaaatttaaaattgtagcACTTAATTTTGCACTATTACTACTTTGTCACTGTTCTGCACATAAATTGCATGGTAACTACTGATATACTTATTTTATCCTTAGAAATGAGTAAAAAAGAACAGTTAATTAGTAAATCGAGGGGATTATTTTCATAAAGTTTTCTAATATGATCGAAAACAAAAGATTATTATGTATTCTCACCATTTCCAAGGATAGAATGGATATTTTAGTAAATTACTCAATTAACCACATAATTTATGCCTTGAATAATGACAAAATAGTAATGGTGCTGGACTAAATACtacaactttaaatttgaagggaagaaaaatagaagttttaaaaaaaaggagggaaaaGCAGAAAAAGCACATATTTCTAAGGAATTTTCCGCATTTAACCATTTTAGAAGTATGCCAAATTATAGAAATGACTATCTCATCTATTTCTAGTAAATGATACCAGAATTCAGtattatcaaataaaattattagaaatattaaatgaaagaaaatttcttTAACCTTTTTTATGCTAAGTGTGATATAATATTGTTGGCCATTGTAAGTAGATACATTATCAATTATGTCCCCTGGTGTAAGTATATTCCAGTTAATCATTTTAAAACCTTTACATTGAAGATTATAACAACCAGTTGATTGATAGCCATCtgcctacaaaaaaaaaaggtaaatgcGAATTAGATCTCGTCTTCAAATTAAGATAAAAGCAGTACTTGAgtccataaattttaatttattttattttttagctcaaaatttaagaattattacaatcaagccCAACTGTCGAGCTTGATGACAAAACACAAACATGATATTTACATCTAACgacatagcattctagttggCTTAGTCTCATTAACCGTAATTGCTATGTTGACATAGCAACATATCGTTCATTCATTCTTGTCATTGCCCAATTATTGCCATATATAAGCATCacattattataataaaaattagaaggaACAATTTACCGCTTGCACCAGGTGCACCATACCATTGGtacaacaatatataaataaggtCTTTAGACCATAACATAATCCATTGTTGGACATGACCTATAGTATTGAGAAGGCTAACATGCATGTTTCTTATGCAGTAGATGATTTGGCGCaccaaataaattttcttttttgttacaTGATATCTAGATACATATTTCTCATCCATCAAATAAATTCAACTTATGCGTTTACTTATTTTGCACTCCTGatgcaaacaaaaaattatctaTTCTCTTTAGCTCTTTCTCTTAATAATGTTGTGATGTTAAATCAACCACTAGAATGCCACACAGTTACCATATCGTCTTGATGGTTGTCATTGATGGTGTAGCAATTATTTGGATCTTATGACACTACCACACCATCATTCCATCATCGAAGCTTAATGACAAGGCTTGATTGCAACATTCCTAATGCAAAGCGAAAATGAAAATTTGGGTACTTAAATGCCACCCACCTTATAGTTCAAGAACTGTTGGCGCTATTcaacctaaaaaaaaattttatactcaCAGTCCAAAATACGAAGAAATGAAGCTTGCTGTCTTGATATAATCCGGGAAATACCTGTCATGTGGCATGTTTAAAATCACACTAATAAATTATAGGCTATCAATATCTTTAGAAAACTACTactgagaaaataaaaaacaattaacctattttttaaaaattgtgatAAACAATAATTGGTATAAATATCCATATTAGTAGAAATATGCGatttgcaagaaaaaaaaaaattataaataattattagcaATGACAATAGTCAATTAGTTTAAAATTAGGATTATGGGAATATTATGACATGCTGTTTTATTATTCAAAAGAGGGATTCTTCTATACATCAACCAAATCcttatagtttattttttgaGGGAATGGCCAAGATTTGTTGTAAGCCAGGTGATCGACCGCTGTGGTTGGGCTTTGCTTGAGCTCGATCCTAGTTTTCCAGCTAACGCTGTTACCAGTGACCCCGCCTTTGTGAAGCACCACCATTCCAGGTGCTCCTCCATCGCTGTGCTTCCCTTTGTTATGGTCCATCGACCCCCAATAGTTGGTTGGACTGCAGCGCTCCCATGGACTTCTCATTTCGGAAAAAAAGTTGCTTTGACTGTGTTGTAGGCAGCTGTTGGCGCTTCGGACCATGAGCACGGTGTCCGAGACATCTCTGCCCACCTGTTTGTGCCATTGGTCGACTTCCATATTGTGGAATCGTCAGTAGAAAGTCTAAACTTCAATTTCTATAGTAATGCttcaattatatgaaataatagggtttttgtgcaattgtgcattaCTGGTTGGCTTGGACAGCATTCATTACTCGTGTACTTCGACTAATTGTACTACGTGCAAAAATCATTTGAAAGCTCGAATGAGACTTCCGATGCGATAATCACAAAAATTGGTCGATAATATGCGATTTTGGTTTGAAATTTGCGAAAACATCATTGTGGCTGCCTTTTTTTGTTGCTGAGCTTTCTTGATTCTTTGGTTCTCGCTATATTGAGTATTCGGAGATAATGGGAGAGTCATGCTGGATTCCGCTGCCGAAGTTCGCACTTCTGGAGACACGTTGTGGCCTATTTCCAACTACAACCCCTTTTTAGCTTATATTTCGCATGCGACTGCTCAGACACTGAAATTGGTGTATTTCGGGACAACATATGGGCTATGGAGACAAATGGCATATTTTTTAATGTGCTTCATGGGTTGTAGAAGTGTGTTCGGTGAATTTTCACGAATTTCGACTGTTTTCGGGAATCGGTAAGTAGAACCGACCACCCGATCGTTTCGTTTAGTGGTTTGCTGACTTTGTGTCACTTTGCTGTTGATTTGGGTTATGAAGCTAATTGTGACTTTGTGGGATCTTTTTTAGGTGCGGATGATGTTTAGAAGCATCAACCGAGTCGCGGACTCAGTTTTGTTTTCGAGGTCGAAGTCGGTAAAATGGTGTCTACACGATTACTTTCCCTTATCTCTCTATTCTCCTGTATGATTGAGTATTTCTTTTGCACTACTTGATTTATCATCGTAGTTCCTCTACTTCAGTTGATACATTATATAGATTATAATTGAGTTGTAGAGCAGTAGATATTTCATTACTTGTTATACTATTATTGTTGTGACATTTGTTTGACCTTACTAGTCGAAGGACTATCTGGTTACCTTTTTCGTTAATTTGTCATCggtttggctattgagcatagaACATCTATCGCTGCTGCTCATGGAGAACTTCACCTTTACCAATGGTTTGGCCACCGTAGCGATACTTTTTTTTCTGGAAAAGTGGTTGTGTGTCGACCAGTGAGCCCTATGCAGCATTTTTGCAGTGGGGTTTTATGCCGTGACTGAGCACGTGTGTGGCATTGCCTGAGATCTTTAGACCAACATTGTGGTATTTGGATCGGGTTTGTATATTGGACTGTTTGtttggttgatgcatatatacatttatttatctttattacaGTAGCAgtattatttcaaatatttggTTGTATACTTCTTTTCCTACTTTATTTTTTGCTACTGTATCAGCTATACCTGTCGTATTTATTTTATCGCTCTTTCTTGTTGACTGTGGCTTGCCTTCAATGGCTTGTAGTACCTACTAAGaaatatgtacatatatttCTCATCCTCTATTTTCCACAGATGACACTGGAGGTGAGCTTCAGACGATGCATGTGTACTATTAGATAGAAGAGTCAAGAGTCCCCTTGGCTGTAGCTTTAAGTTTCAGTTTTGCCCTTTTCATTTCAGACTCTTGTTATATAGTTATCACTTATGTTAGTGGTTGTGGATTGGTGTTTCTGGCATTTGCATGTAGCTTCTTTCAATTTCAGTTTTTAGTATTATTATCTCTATGCAATATCTATTTTTCATTCATTTGTCAGTTGATTATCTCCCTGTTGTCGTCGTTGTTGTTACTGTTGTAATTGATGCTAGGATTAAATGTTGTACTCTGATTTCTATGTCGTGCATGCACAGgaaaaactctatccgttcggatAGGACTATCCTCTGGCAGATCTATGCAAGTTTGGGgtagttttttagtttttttctaaaaaaaaactatgtttTTGGTTGTTTTCCTTACATAAGGTTCTACAAAAGAGCCCCAGGGCATGAcacaataactcgttgagctTTGCTCACAGGCAGTCATGACCCCACAAGCAAAGCCCCTTTGAAGGTATAGACCATAAGAGGGCATGCGCGATGTTTTCACCGCCATAGACTTTTACGCCGATGGTGTGCACAACAATTTTGCCGGCAAGAGCCAAGTTGAGTACAGGTTGGGACGAATCTTAGAGTCGGTCCTTATAGAGTGTGAAGCAATGAGCAGGTGACCTACTATGTAGGTTTCGGATGCCCGAAGGGTAGTTCCAACCACTTGAAAGATCTGAGCTGGAAGTTGTTAATTAGGTTTCAGACGCTTACTTGATGTCCCGGCGCCAGAAAGGAGGGGGTTGGCTATACTAATGAGGTTTCGGACGCCTGAAAAATGATCCTGGGTGCTTGAATCATGTTTCGCACTGAGGAAACATTGAGGATAGTTTTTGACATTTGAGGGGCCTAAATACAATTGTTAGGCCTTCATAAATAAGTTCTCAGTTCCAGCTACTCTATAGTCGTTTCTCAGGTAAAGAAAtatccttcttctcctctcttgcaTCTATATTTCTTCGGATTTAAGTTTTGAATCTACGTTTTGGAGGCCCTAAAGTTAATTAAAGCTCGTATTGCTGATTTCTGGTGTACACATAGCTGAAGTTGGAGTTGAAGAGTGAGGAGGAGAGCTTGCAGGAAGACTTGCATTGTGTTCCAATCTATTGATACTCAACAGAGGTAAGAATAGAAGGATTAAAGGATAGAGAAGAGTAATTTTGGGATGGATTATAATTGTTATTGAGAATAGTGGTTGATGTGAACTGTATGAATTGCTCAGGGTGACTTTGGTTGTGGAGTTGTTTTGATGTGGTGCTGTAGGAGCTGAGGTTGATGCACTTCAGATTGGAATATTGGTCAGGGAGGTATTTGTATGAAATCGGCGAACTAATTGCTATGTCTTCAAATGCATATTTTACTTGAGATGGTTAATTATAGTGGCCTATGGGTCATGCAGTAGATTGTCGTTCATCTTAGATGGCTATAGGAAGGATATGTAAAATGGATTAGTGCAAGAGCATGCATTATAATGATATAGTAGGTTATAATGTATGACATTGAGAATTATAGCTAATGACAACCAATGCTCTAAGTGGTAGTATGCATTATGTTTTGATACATGCGATACATGTGATATTGTCATGAGGTTAGTAAATGTGAGTATGTGAAAATGCCAAAGGGCAGATGAAAACTAAAAGGTTGATATGAACTGTGTAAAGCTCTTGTGACTTGTTGATGAGGGCATGTGACTATAGTCTGTTAGAGCCAAGTGAGTTCAActgtatatttatatactcATGTGGGGTTGCTCCCCAACAAGACAGTCCTCTGGAGGCAAACTTGGCAGTTGTACGAGTGATCAAGCTGTGAGGCAGCTATGCAAGTGATTGAGCTGTAGTAGTTGTACAAGAGTTGGAGCTACCTAGTTAAGAGCCTTAGTGGTACAGGTGCGATGGTTCGTTGTTCCACTAGGCGAGGCGCAGGCTAGACCAGACTGATAGGTCGGCTAGTAATGATTGGGGGATGTGGCCTTTAGTATAAGAtgttatcattgatgcatatgaGACATCCTTTATAATTTCCAATATTTATAGAGATATGATAGTTGGTACTTGTTTACAGTTCATTATATTATGTGATTATTTATTCagtttagttttatattattgATGCCTAGTGTAGGTCGTCACTATTGTCGATTGTAGCCACTGAAATTAtttttcagtagttctcacacctttttattgttgttttgaTTTTAGAGCATTCAGTATCAGGAGGTAGGATCGCAAGCTAGATAGTGTCTCCTACCTAGGACGAGTGCTAGTGGATGATTTGTACCCTGTTGTATAGTTAGCTGTACATATTGAGATGGATGATGTACTTAGTCTATTTTTGGTTGTACAATAGTTATATGTATAGGTGTAACTATAGTCACTAGTATTATATAGACTCTAATGCATATTTTCATCTATTTGTTTCTTGTACATGACTTGGATAGGTTGATTTTATGATGTTTTGTGACACTCCAAttgtcccacatcggatgaaaatAGGATTgtaattgggtatataagaggaCTCTactctagtaataataactgggcttaagcatttttggcTGATAATTTAgacccaatgagttattattacttGTGGGCTAGGTCATTACATTTAGTATCGGAGCTGGTTCgctagccggaagtgtgagatgagtcttggctgagccaggcTCTGTCGGAATGATAGACTAAGCCAGCGTCGATGAATGACGGGTTAAGTCAGGACcggaatgacaaaggctagcgagacaactctcacatcgcctggtgatcttggcaatagtcccacatcgaatgaAAATGGAGTTataattgggtatataagagaacTCCACCCTAATAGTAGTAACTGGGCTAAAgaattttgggccggtggtttgggcccaacaagttattctTGCTAGTGGGCTGAGTCGTTACATGTTTTGTGTGTGTGGAGCGCATCCTCGTGCATACAATAGATCTGATAGCATAATCCAGAAGCTTCTGCTATAGCTCGGGGTCTGACAGTTGTCATCTAATTTATACTCTAATTGACAATTTAATCAATTGGGTACTATCCAATTTAGTAAACAACAAAATCAcctaaggaataaaaaaattaataaggcAATATCAAATTTGGTAAATTGGTACCAACTCTTTTACATTATTATccttttgattaatttagatCTGTAACCCATCAAGTTTCTTCATGTAAATGTGATCAATTATATCCTTTCCAAATGAATGGTTAGATTTGAATACCTTTGTCATATTGGAGAATCCCTCTATTCAGAAACCCATATTTACTCACCTTTGTTTTTTTGTCCTCACCTCCAGATTTTGGATGGATTggttgaagagagaaaaagacgaaaagaaaaaaggacgAGATTGCGATGAAGGtgaagagctttttttttttatcacatgttttgttatttttctaatagattACTAGTAATAATAGACTAATGGAAGAGCACAAATTGATAAATATATAATCTATGAGGACGGTAAAAAAACTAGCTCTtaaaaagaacaaagtgcaaacaTAATACTTACAAGAGAGTCTTAATCTTTGacttttattcaaatattttttgtagTATCAACGTCACATCTTTATTTTAACTGTGCATTTTTAGAAAGCAATAAGGATTTATATTATGTGCTCGAAAAAATCTATATTACATTATTACATATATGAAATCCTACTTCTAAGATATTAGTGAGTAACAAGGATTTATATTATCTATTGGAAAGAGTTTATGTTACATACATGAAAACCTGCTTCTATGACATTGGCACCACTATCAAAGTTCAGAACCCACAGCATAGTCGAACTTCTTTGGAAACGTTTTAGATATGGATGACCCCACAAATTTATTTTCGCTCGAGTACCATAATATGCCCCATATTTTGTTTCATAATGAGCAaactacaaagaaaaaaaagaattaaataataGCACTTGTACTTGTCAATTATGTCATAACAAGGCaaataaaaattaggaaaattATTAAGATCACAGATAATAAAGAAACTTTAGGAAGCCAACTATTATTACATTTAAAATCacataagctttacattctatTGCCTGTTATATACCAAGCTTTTATATACTAAAATTGCATAGAAGGCTTCAATCACAAAACTATTCATATTAACAAGcgaattatatgaaaaaaattattctgcTAGTACAAGAATAAAACATATCTTGAAATTACAAAGGAAGCTTTATTGAAGAATTGATTCCAAAGAAATATGATTTCTTGAAGTTGTTAGAGTTACAAATAACAAAAAGGTAAGATGATTACGTGATGAATGTCATCCGGTGGCGTAACAACAGAATTATAGTGTACTGACCCGCTTGAATGATTTCTTTCGTTTGAATCTCGTAATTTATGATAGCCTTCGAGCTGTAAATATAAACTAATTagacatttttttaataatttttttacatttaagtAGGACATTCCAATACGATAAATCATTACCtaaattgaaaagaaagaaaaggcaaGTATTAGGCATTATCAATATGATAGATAAAATTATGCACCTCCTAATAAAGAGCAGTTCAATGATTAATAATAAACTATTAATTTGTTCTAAATGGCAATATCATTTAGACAGCCAGCCAAATTTGAATAAGTCAAAACGTAGACATCAATAAGAAAAATCATTAATTATGCAAAAGATTGAGAGCTTCATCATGTCAGATTATGATATGTGGGTCAATTTTCAAAATAGCAGAAATGGTAaccaaataataattaaattattgctTAATGTCTATGGAATTGGCAATGCATATGATGTCAACCTAACATGTAGCTTAAGTCTATTATTATATAGGACAAACATAAGACTAAGTTTTGCGAAAAACAGAGATTAACATCATTAAGATAAGAATTTACAGAACAGAACTTTAAAAGGTTGATTTATACACTTTaaccaaattaaatatttaggggttttatatataattggatGGCTACTAAgttcatatataattaaataaagctTCACCAAAGTTTTCAACAAGTATGTGCCACCTTGAAGTATTATAGTGCCATCAACCAATAATTCTTAGAAGGCTGATAAGTTatgcttttggtcctcaaaactATAAAAGTGTGGCACGtttgtcctcaaattttaatttactgtaGTTTTATGTTTAAGCTTTCTAGATTGTTGTAACCAAGTCCTACAATCCAATTTTGTTGCCAGAATATGGCTTATTGCTAACTAATAGTGTTGTAATAGTATTATAGTTGATGATATGGTAATGTCTACGATATTACATCATTGTCATATAAGTAACACATCATGATTTAGCTAACTAAACTAGACATGCATGAGACTTGATTGCAACAGTGTCAAATATCTAAAAAGtataaattacagtgaattaaagtttgaaaacctAAGTGTCATGCCGTTTAGAAAAAGTGTTGAAGTACTTGAATGTTGTAGATTGGAGGATCCACGAGATGACTCAGGTGCTTCCATTCTCTTCCCTTATAATAAAGCTCTCTTCCACAAACAACGTGCAAACAAAACCACAACAAACAAAATACGTAGGACCATTTTGAAGCCATAAGAAAAGACACAATCTCCTATGGAACCCTCCCTCTCTTTATATACACAAGATTATTGTAATGGACAACTTCTAATCTAACAAACTTCtaatctaaaattatttattggCACATTATAAGATATGGATATGCATATCTTTGATATAAGGGATATTAAATGCACAAATcttttaacaataaattttcttctttttttttccccctttcatAGAGTCTATCTAGTAAGGGGATAGAATCTCTTTCATATCGGTGGCATTGTCTTCCCACTACATAGATTTTGGAAAGAATGTATCTCATAAAAACCATAATAAATTTCTCGCCATCAAATATTGTAACACTCTCAGCCTAATTTGAAAGGAATTTTTCCCAAAAAGGGctcaattttttactttttctaaaTCAGAGTGTGCGAAAAGGTTGACCAAGTCTCGACCTACCTGCCACATGCCAAAGTATTCTTTGTCCATACGGACAGAGTTTTTAAGTAAGTCAATATCAACCGAACTAATCGGGCACTAAAGAAAGTCAAAACTGGACCACATAACTTAACTACTCATTCTCACGACACATCCTGAGCTACATCCCCAGCATCATCTGCAAAAATGGTGGGATGATGGgttgaaaaatgtataaaatgtcTCCCAATGGGTACGACAAGCTGACAGAGGCGAGTAATACCAACTGGGCAACGAAAAGCAATAATAACAGAGTGTATCAACTGGATGAATAAGTATACAGTGAAGTATAGCTAACTAAAAAGAGTATGATATAAATAACCAAAATGAACAGTAAAATACTGAACTACTCAAATAAAGAATGCATCAACAGTGAATAAGTCACCTAGtttatttacccaatctgtgccaTTGTTGGTCTTGAGGATCTCAGACTAATATCACGTCTGAGCTCGATGTCTCCGGCATATAATTCATAAGGTTAGGCCACTTTTGGTACGCCGAAGGGCTCATGGGTTGAAGTTCAGCTACTTTCTAAAAAAGAATACCTATATCACGTAAACGAGGCCGTCAAGATACCTAGCCGCAAGCCTCATTCAAATTCGATAAGAATCGACCCAAAAGAAACATATGACAATCATCGGATTTCCTAAAACCACAACAACTTTGACAACTCAACACATTaaacaaaatccaaaattaaGAGAGTTCGAGAAAATGGTCGTTACCGTCGAGGGATGTTGGATTGAGGTCAGAGCATGCAAAAGTGTGAATATGCTGATGGATTGCAGTAGTTCACAAGGAAACCGACACGGCCTAGGGAGAGGGCTGCAACCAAGGGTGTGACGCACCGTGGACGGTGCACATGTCGAGGCTGAGGAATGGTGGTGTCGCTAGGGAGGATCTTGGCTCAGTTCAGGTCGAGAGGAGAAGGATTGCACGGAAGGAGAaaacatatagagagagagatttgtaaagagatagagaaagatTGATgcggaaaaaagagagagaaagaggtatAACTTGCGGTAGTATCGTGGAAGCTCGCGccttgagagaaagagagagaaaaagagtagGCAGAGAAAGATCCACCGTTGATTTCAAATTTAGGGCCACATCAATTGTGGGATAGTCCCTAATGCCAATACTGTCACTAGCCAGGTCCTCTAGCACAAAATTTGTGATACGGGACGATCAAACCATCCGAATAAGTTTCAACCATTCCTGATAAGGCGGAGGTGGTTCCAACTACTTCGGTTAGgattaggggtggcaatccagctcgctgttcacaagccagcttgtgttcggctcgaaatgagctcgagatcggctcgcttgtttaataaacgagcccaACATGAgttggatttttcagctcgtttaataaacgagccaaacacgagctagggtcagctcgctcgtgttcggctcgataacagctcgattatatttattttatattaatataatttatttattatatatatataattatatttgtattataaatatataatatagattattaattttaaatttttagcccaactattttaaaaaaattcaacttatttaTAAAAGAGGTCTATCCATAGGcccatttatatttagaattcttCTTTTCACTCATGGCCCATAGCCCATGAaataaatttcacacattttcttTCTAACCCTAATTACCTTTTCCCACTTTTTGTTCACACagccgcctctctctctctctctctctctcagtcttGCACAGGCACAGGCTGGAGGCCGCACAACCATGAGccgcctctctctttctctctcgctctcaGTCTTTCACACAACCACACCGCACAACCCTAGTTGCCTTTGCCATTCGCACACCCTCGGCAGCGCATTCTTCGCCGTTCGCAAACCCACGGCAGCGAACTTCGGCG
It encodes the following:
- the LOC109715510 gene encoding uncharacterized protein LOC109715510 isoform X2 — protein: MASKWSYVFCLLWFCLHVVCGRELYYKGREWKHLSHLVDPPIYNIQLEGYHKLRDSNERNHSSGSVHYNSVVTPPDDIHHFAHYETKYGAYYGTRAKINLWGHPYLKRFQRSSTMLWVLNFDSGANVIEAGFHVFPGLYQDSKLHFFVFWTQDPHTGDWWLYREDLAMPQVIGYWPKSLFTTLADSATLIRWGGFVTYSQKETGPPMGSGHYPDELEQKAAYIKNIELFNSDGKSCDLIDGMQSAYTDARKCYKVSALVDSSKFGLHDGFLFYFGGPPGCTK
- the LOC109715510 gene encoding uncharacterized protein LOC109715510 isoform X1, giving the protein MASKWSYVFCLLWFCLHVVCGRELYYKGREWKHLSHLVDPPIYNIQLEGYHKLRDSNERNHSSGSVHYNSVVTPPDDIHHFAHYETKYGAYYGTRAKINLWGHPYLKRFQRSSTMLWVLNFDSGANVIEAGFHVFPGLYQDSKLHFFVFWTADGYQSTGCYNLQCKGFKMINWNILTPGDIIDNVSTYNGQQYYITLSIKKDPHTGDWWLYREDLAMPQVIGYWPKSLFTTLADSATLIRWGGFVTYSQKETGPPMGSGHYPDELEQKAAYIKNIELFNSDGKSCDLIDGMQSAYTDARKCYKVSALVDSSKFGLHDGFLFYFGGPPGCTK
- the LOC109715510 gene encoding uncharacterized protein LOC109715510 isoform X3, with product MASKWSYVFCLLWFCLHVVCGRELYYKGREWKHLSHLVDPPIYNIQLEGYHKLRDSNERNHSSGSVHYNSVVTPPDDIHHFAHYETKYGAYYGTRAKINLWGHPYLKRFQRSSTMLWVLNFDSGANVIEAGFHVFPGLYQDSKLHFFVFWTDPHTGDWWLYREDLAMPQVIGYWPKSLFTTLADSATLIRWGGFVTYSQKETGPPMGSGHYPDELEQKAAYIKNIELFNSDGKSCDLIDGMQSAYTDARKCYKVSALVDSSKFGLHDGFLFYFGGPPGCTK
- the LOC109715510 gene encoding uncharacterized protein LOC109715510 isoform X4, translating into MASKWSYVFCLLWFCLHVVCGRELYYKGREWKHLSHLVDPPIYNIQLEGYHKLRDSNERNHSSGSVHYNSVVTPPDDIHHVFPGLYQDSKLHFFVFWTADGYQSTGCYNLQCKGFKMINWNILTPGDIIDNVSTYNGQQYYITLSIKKDPHTGDWWLYREDLAMPQVIGYWPKSLFTTLADSATLIRWGGFVTYSQKETGPPMGSGHYPDELEQKAAYIKNIELFNSDGKSCDLIDGMQSAYTDARKCYKVSALVDSSKFGLHDGFLFYFGGPPGCTK